From one Streptomyces sp. R41 genomic stretch:
- a CDS encoding phosphatase PAP2 family protein, translated as MDSRTEPAESESASEPEPPDAGIRRASPHGAASTSHAYDTAARPPLLRELLLVVGLFVVYKVGRQLATGHTGEAFGNAHRVWDLERAVHLPGEGAVQSALLHSDTLVHLANTYYATVHFPATAAFLVWLYLRHPAHYVWARRVLAMVTAAALVGHLTFPLAPPRLLGETGLVDTGQVYGPTVYGAHPATDSMANQFAAMPSLHFGWALMVAIGLIAATRSRWRWLWLLHPLLTLLVIVGTANHYWFDAIVAAALLGIALAVIHLPQRTATTAGRIQERADGPGQQVPELVGAGR; from the coding sequence ATGGATTCCCGAACCGAGCCTGCAGAATCCGAGTCCGCCTCAGAGCCGGAGCCGCCCGACGCGGGCATACGCCGGGCGTCGCCCCATGGCGCCGCCTCCACGTCGCACGCGTACGACACCGCGGCGCGCCCGCCGCTCCTTCGCGAGCTGCTGCTCGTCGTGGGGCTCTTCGTCGTCTACAAGGTCGGCCGGCAGCTGGCCACCGGCCACACCGGCGAGGCGTTCGGCAACGCGCACCGCGTCTGGGACCTGGAGCGGGCCGTGCACTTGCCAGGCGAGGGCGCCGTGCAGTCCGCACTGCTGCACAGCGACACCCTCGTGCACCTCGCGAACACCTACTACGCGACCGTGCACTTCCCGGCCACCGCGGCCTTCCTGGTCTGGCTGTACCTGCGGCACCCGGCCCACTACGTCTGGGCCCGCCGAGTGCTCGCCATGGTCACCGCCGCCGCCCTGGTGGGACACCTCACCTTCCCGCTCGCGCCGCCGCGGCTGCTCGGCGAGACGGGGCTCGTGGACACCGGGCAGGTGTACGGGCCCACGGTGTACGGGGCGCACCCTGCGACCGACTCGATGGCGAACCAGTTCGCGGCGATGCCGTCACTGCACTTCGGCTGGGCACTGATGGTGGCGATCGGCCTGATCGCGGCCACTCGGTCCCGCTGGCGCTGGCTGTGGCTGCTGCATCCGCTGCTCACCTTGCTGGTCATCGTCGGCACGGCGAACCACTACTGGTTCGACGCGATCGTCGCGGCCGCGCTGCTCGGCATCGCGCTCGCCGTGATCCACCTGCCGCAGCGGACGGCGACGACCGCCGGACGGATCCAGGAACGCGCGGACGGCCCCGGACAGCAAGTGCCGGAGCTCGTGGGGGCGGGACGATGA
- a CDS encoding TetR/AcrR family transcriptional regulator C-terminal ligand-binding domain-containing protein: MTSQAADGPETVVASRRSKITPEREQEFYDAVLDQIRECGYEALTMEGVATSTRCSKSTLYRQWKTKPQFVAAALRANRCPRFTGIDTGSLAGDLREAARAAGDWSGRDTQLLQALGHAVMQDRELQEALRDALVEPEIAAVKEMIARAVDRGEIAADHPALEFIPAQLFGVVRVRPVLEGKYADSDYLSQFVEAVVLPALGLT; encoded by the coding sequence ATGACGTCGCAGGCTGCGGACGGACCGGAGACGGTCGTCGCCTCGCGCCGCTCCAAGATCACGCCCGAGCGTGAGCAGGAGTTCTACGACGCCGTGCTCGACCAGATCCGCGAATGCGGCTACGAGGCGCTCACCATGGAGGGCGTGGCCACCAGCACCCGCTGCAGCAAGTCCACGCTCTACCGGCAATGGAAGACGAAGCCCCAGTTCGTGGCCGCCGCGCTGCGCGCCAACCGCTGTCCGCGATTCACGGGGATCGACACCGGCTCGCTCGCCGGGGACCTGCGCGAGGCCGCGCGGGCCGCGGGCGACTGGTCGGGCCGCGACACCCAGCTGCTCCAGGCGCTCGGCCATGCCGTGATGCAGGACAGGGAGCTGCAGGAGGCGTTGCGCGACGCGCTCGTCGAGCCCGAGATCGCCGCGGTCAAGGAGATGATCGCCCGCGCGGTCGACCGGGGGGAGATCGCCGCCGACCACCCGGCGCTGGAGTTCATCCCGGCACAGCTGTTCGGCGTCGTGCGCGTACGCCCCGTTCTGGAAGGCAAGTACGCGGATTCGGACTATCTCTCACAGTTCGTGGAGGCGGTCGTGCTGCCGGCCCTTGGCCTGACCTGA
- a CDS encoding phospholipid scramblase-related protein has protein sequence MTTHSNTPAGWYPDPHGAPQTLRYWDGSQWTEHTNADQQAQAAQQVPQQAQQPQQAYAQPAPGPDPRVQKQVQQQAGVAPSGAGGGSLFTEPVLVVNQKAKLIEVTNEYKVMDQNGNQIGAVTEVGQNAFKKVLRFVSSLDQFMTHKLEIRDAYGQPQLLLTRPAKFLKSRVIVSRPDGSPVGEIVQQNMIGKINFAMNVNGQQVGAIKAENWRAWNFAIVDHADNEVARITKTWEGLAKTMFTTADNYVLQIHFQLPEPLLSLVVATALTVDTALKQDSRGLG, from the coding sequence GTGACCACGCATTCGAACACTCCTGCAGGTTGGTACCCGGATCCGCACGGGGCGCCCCAGACATTGCGTTACTGGGACGGCTCGCAATGGACCGAGCACACGAATGCGGACCAGCAGGCCCAGGCGGCGCAGCAGGTACCGCAGCAGGCCCAGCAGCCCCAACAGGCGTACGCCCAGCCCGCTCCGGGTCCTGACCCGCGTGTGCAGAAGCAGGTGCAGCAGCAGGCCGGAGTCGCGCCCAGCGGCGCCGGCGGCGGCAGCCTGTTCACCGAGCCGGTCCTGGTGGTGAACCAGAAGGCCAAGCTGATCGAGGTGACCAACGAGTACAAGGTCATGGATCAGAACGGCAACCAGATCGGCGCGGTCACCGAGGTCGGGCAGAACGCGTTCAAGAAGGTCCTGCGCTTCGTCTCCAGCCTCGACCAGTTCATGACCCACAAGCTGGAGATCCGTGACGCGTACGGCCAGCCGCAGCTGCTGCTGACCCGCCCCGCGAAGTTCCTCAAGTCGCGGGTGATCGTGTCGCGTCCGGACGGCTCGCCGGTCGGCGAGATCGTGCAGCAGAACATGATCGGCAAGATCAACTTCGCGATGAACGTCAACGGCCAGCAGGTCGGCGCGATCAAGGCGGAGAACTGGCGCGCGTGGAACTTCGCGATCGTCGACCACGCGGACAACGAGGTCGCCCGGATCACCAAGACCTGGGAAGGCCTCGCCAAGACGATGTTCACCACTGCGGACAACTACGTCCTGCAGATCCACTTCCAGCTCCCCGAGCCCCTGTTGAGCCTCGTCGTGGCCACGGCTCTGACCGTCGACACGGCGCTCAAGCAGGACTCCCGAGGACTGGGCTGA
- a CDS encoding DUF2510 domain-containing protein, with protein MTQVTPPGWYPDPGQTDDAPATERWWDGNAWTDQTRPVGSAAAWGPPAHPPAAGPYPAPAPGSPRRGLRMGIAVAAAIAVLAGIGGGVYALTKDDGNSGNSANSQGPGGQGGPGGGQGGTGGPGGGQGESGGPGGLPGGSGGSDGQTPAPGQSAQPQTEDGYAVDAVSGISIPIPDDWTAQANAAGAAIATKDTYKCPGATSQDCQRGGAYSAPALAQGLKATTAEAAAKEDISKNAQESYGKGYGTITSHTELASKAVTVAGEKGYLVRWKVVTSKGDDGYVESLVFPSPADSKSLVVVRFGVDVSSKAPEQSVIDTITKGIKVASGAGGNGQNV; from the coding sequence GCAGGTGACTCCCCCCGGCTGGTATCCCGACCCCGGGCAGACAGATGACGCTCCCGCCACCGAGCGCTGGTGGGACGGTAATGCATGGACGGACCAGACCCGCCCCGTCGGGTCGGCCGCCGCATGGGGTCCTCCGGCGCACCCGCCGGCCGCCGGGCCGTATCCGGCGCCTGCCCCGGGTTCGCCGCGGCGCGGACTGCGCATGGGCATAGCGGTCGCCGCGGCGATCGCGGTCCTCGCGGGCATCGGAGGCGGTGTGTACGCGCTGACCAAGGACGACGGCAACAGCGGCAACAGCGCGAACTCCCAGGGCCCCGGTGGGCAGGGCGGCCCCGGGGGCGGACAGGGTGGCACGGGTGGTCCCGGTGGCGGCCAGGGCGAGTCGGGCGGCCCCGGCGGCCTGCCCGGCGGCTCCGGCGGATCGGACGGTCAGACCCCGGCACCGGGTCAGTCCGCGCAGCCGCAGACCGAGGACGGCTATGCCGTCGACGCCGTCAGCGGCATCAGCATCCCGATCCCCGACGACTGGACCGCCCAGGCCAACGCGGCCGGGGCCGCGATCGCCACCAAGGACACCTACAAGTGCCCCGGCGCCACCTCGCAGGACTGCCAGCGGGGCGGGGCGTACTCGGCCCCCGCGCTGGCACAGGGGCTCAAGGCCACCACCGCGGAGGCGGCGGCCAAGGAGGACATCTCCAAGAACGCCCAGGAGTCGTACGGCAAGGGCTACGGCACGATCACCTCGCACACGGAGCTCGCCTCCAAGGCGGTCACGGTGGCCGGCGAGAAGGGCTATCTGGTCCGCTGGAAGGTCGTGACGAGCAAGGGTGACGACGGCTATGTCGAGTCGCTCGTCTTCCCGTCCCCCGCCGACTCGAAGTCGCTCGTCGTCGTCCGCTTCGGTGTCGACGTCAGTTCCAAGGCGCCCGAGCAGTCGGTGATCGACACGATCACCAAGGGCATCAAGGTGGCGTCCGGAGCCGGCGGCAACGGGCAGAACGTCTAG